Genomic segment of Methanolobus mangrovi:
CGTTAAAGAAAAGAGTTCTATTTTTTGCTACGATAAAGATCCAAGAGCAGAAGAACTTATAAGACAAATCATAAAAGAGATGCGAACAAAGGAAACTTTGCCAGTTATCAGAATCTACTGGAATGAGAATGAACAAAATAACTATTCCGATGTAGATAATGTTGCGTCATTCCATGTATTCAGAAACTTTACAAGTACCCTAATCAAAGTAGAGAAATTACTTTCCGGAAGTAGACATCTGATACTTGTTGCAGACTTGACCACCCTCAAACAGCTACAGAACAATAAACCATACATTAATTTTATCTCAATTCTCCTACGTAAAAGTAGAGAATATAATAATCCGATGATAAGTATAGTCAGCGAAGAAGAGATTAGCATTCAGGTAAAGACTGAACTCATCCCATACTTTAAAAATGAATTTGTGCTGAAAGACGCAAGGATGAAGAAAAGAAGTGATGAACTTATCGATATCAGGTATGAAACAAGTGGAGATGCATTATACCTTGAACCATACATGCAAAATGATATTAATAAGATAAAAGAGATCTTCAGCCTGACACCCGAAGAAAAAAAAGAACTTGACAAAATTGTGGGCCGGAGTATCGAAGAATACAGAACCACAATGTAATCAAGAATTATTAATTTATGTTATCAGTTTTTCTGCTACTATTTTTAACTGAGTACAATAATCGCAGTCAGGATCATCTTTCATTGGAATTTTTCGTGACCAGGTCCTTGCTACGGATTCATCATAGGAGATTAGTCCAAGAAGCTCCGTACCAAGTTTCTTGCTGAAATCAGAAACGATCTCATTTATATCATCCCTCTTTTCCCGGGGAATTCTGTTAAAGAGAAGAGCTGCATGAGTACCTAGTTTAGCTGACATACTTGATAATAGATAAGTACCCCTTATATCCTGAATATCAATTGTTGATACGATAGTTGCCTTGTCCACGATGTTCATTGTCAGAAGACTGGACTTGTTGATGCCTGGACTGCAATCGAAGAGGAAATAATCAATTCCAATACTGGTTCCTATTTTCCTGATAAGTTCCAACAGTTTTTCCCTGGCCTCACCGGGAGTATTGAACATAGCGGAAATATCCTCCTCACAAGCTTTGGAAGGAACTACGTAAACATCAGTATCACCATACCTGTAAACAACCTCATCAGCGCTGCAAATGCCCTGCAGGAAGTCAATTAGCGTCATATCATACCTGATATCGAACAATGAATGTATGCCCGGACCATTTACATCAGTATCTATGATACACACTTTCTTACCCTGCTGTGCCAGCATGACACCAAGGTTTCCGACAAACGTAGTCTTACCGGTACCGCCTTTATAGGAATGAAAACTTAGTAGCATTGTACTCACCCAAGTAATCTGTCAAGTTTATTTTCGACTTCTTCTACTGCAGACCAGTGCTCATTACTTTTGCTTTCTATCTTCTTGCTTAAAGAATAATATATCTTTTTACCCTTTCGTTCTCTTTCAAGCCATCCGGCCC
This window contains:
- a CDS encoding MinD/ParA family ATP-binding protein codes for the protein MLLSFHSYKGGTGKTTFVGNLGVMLAQQGKKVCIIDTDVNGPGIHSLFDIRYDMTLIDFLQGICSADEVVYRYGDTDVYVVPSKACEEDISAMFNTPGEAREKLLELIRKIGTSIGIDYFLFDCSPGINKSSLLTMNIVDKATIVSTIDIQDIRGTYLLSSMSAKLGTHAALLFNRIPREKRDDINEIVSDFSKKLGTELLGLISYDESVARTWSRKIPMKDDPDCDYCTQLKIVAEKLIT